In the genome of Patescibacteria group bacterium, one region contains:
- a CDS encoding O-antigen ligase family protein gives MNYLIYLNVLLIPSYIFRFELCGIPTNVFEIAVAITFIAFLAVQIAKKKKIKINNVDWAIIFFLFFAFLAILISPDKRAALGIFKSWFIAPSLLYFITKETIAKKDAYKLAIPVFISLMLVTAWAILQKLGIISTLFYQVNDLTFNQYLHGNVRLFGPFGSPNYLAMFIVPSFFLSLALFSKIKNVALKILFLLLEVAPLVVLYYTKSRGGVLALGFGMVIYVLVYSLHKFNIYKSLNLRAIITSIMAVLTFLVYAFGFYSPNDHARREIYRYAWQMIKSHPVTGIGLDNFQGEILKLSAGNISFQQNILSYALHPHNLFLAMWLYVGLGGLIAFLILILQFFGRAFHSLHDKMAIFPIAAMTAMLAHGLVDTTFFKNDLSALFFITLAFVIIINQNAEKNPR, from the coding sequence ATGAATTATTTGATCTATCTTAATGTTCTCTTGATCCCATCCTACATATTCCGGTTCGAATTATGCGGCATTCCAACCAATGTTTTTGAGATTGCTGTTGCTATAACTTTTATTGCGTTTCTCGCAGTTCAAATTGCCAAGAAGAAAAAAATAAAAATCAACAATGTCGATTGGGCGATCATATTTTTCCTGTTTTTTGCCTTTTTGGCAATTCTGATTTCACCTGACAAAAGGGCAGCGTTAGGGATTTTTAAAAGCTGGTTTATAGCTCCATCATTACTATATTTTATTACGAAGGAAACTATAGCCAAAAAAGACGCTTATAAACTTGCAATTCCGGTTTTCATTTCACTTATGCTAGTGACAGCTTGGGCGATTTTGCAAAAACTTGGTATCATTTCAACTCTTTTCTATCAGGTAAACGATCTTACCTTCAATCAATATCTTCATGGCAATGTTCGTCTCTTTGGCCCGTTTGGTTCACCAAATTATCTGGCCATGTTCATTGTGCCGTCATTTTTTCTTTCGTTAGCACTTTTTTCGAAAATAAAGAATGTAGCTCTGAAAATTCTTTTTTTACTGCTTGAGGTTGCACCACTAGTAGTCCTATACTACACGAAATCCCGCGGTGGGGTTCTCGCTTTGGGATTTGGAATGGTAATCTATGTTCTCGTTTATTCGTTGCACAAATTCAATATTTACAAATCGTTGAATCTAAGAGCGATCATTACTTCGATCATGGCGGTCCTAACTTTTCTTGTATATGCCTTTGGGTTTTATTCTCCAAATGATCATGCCAGGCGCGAAATATACCGATATGCTTGGCAAATGATTAAATCCCATCCGGTAACCGGTATTGGCCTCGATAATTTCCAGGGTGAGATTCTTAAACTCTCGGCTGGGAATATAAGCTTTCAACAAAATATTTTGTCCTATGCTCTGCACCCACACAATCTTTTTCTAGCGATGTGGCTTTATGTCGGTCTCGGCGGGTTGATCGCTTTTCTCATTCTCATTTTGCAATTTTTTGGCCGGGCATTTCATTCTTTGCATGATAAAATGGCTATCTTTCCGATTGCAGCGATGACTGCCATGCTTGCCCACGGGTTGGTCGACACGACATTTTTCAAGAATGACCTATCAGCATTATTTTTTATCACCCTCGCCTTTGTAATTATTATCAACCAAAATGCCGAAAAAAATCCTCGATAA
- a CDS encoding O-antigen ligase family protein, protein MDSNVLKNKILPVIISSLFFFMPFERIPTIEIAGFTVKISYLIGVVFILIAATAGIGKLFLRHRLSAIDWSLLILWIFGALSLVRAENLMRSLATIIMWTFVFIIFLLLSRYLKNKKILAQAENWLLVATLIACIFGIYQFVGDSLGLSAAYTGLRLRYTKEILGFPRIQSFALEPLYFANFLFVPLFITIRNHIQSGEKVFGKYFWLATLIFVNIILSVSRGAYFALAITMLSALLIFCFSCGRKYLKRFSHIIIAAVFALAISISLIGIFDGKEQILSFKNHAFIDDSTNAASVVGRQKGYVIAWNQFKASPVFGIGIGNSGILSTPVVEHGETFTYGSLNNEYLEILSETGILGFAAFIGFLVFMLVLIFRSIKSANDDNKTDIALVALGCLAIFIQYNFFSTLYIIYIWAFLALLRAKAEEAMA, encoded by the coding sequence GTGGATAGTAATGTACTAAAAAATAAGATCCTTCCAGTGATAATTTCATCGCTTTTTTTCTTTATGCCATTCGAGAGAATTCCCACGATAGAAATCGCCGGCTTTACGGTTAAAATCAGTTATCTGATCGGAGTTGTTTTCATTTTGATTGCAGCTACCGCCGGAATTGGCAAACTTTTTTTAAGGCACAGGCTTTCGGCCATTGACTGGTCGCTTCTAATTCTCTGGATTTTTGGTGCGCTTAGCCTTGTTAGGGCAGAAAATTTGATGCGCAGCCTGGCCACAATCATAATGTGGACATTTGTATTTATCATCTTTTTATTATTATCACGGTATCTAAAAAACAAAAAAATTCTTGCGCAAGCTGAAAATTGGTTACTTGTCGCAACACTGATCGCTTGTATTTTTGGTATTTATCAATTCGTAGGAGATTCATTGGGCCTCTCGGCAGCATACACCGGGCTTCGCCTCCGTTATACAAAAGAAATATTGGGTTTTCCTCGGATACAATCATTTGCTCTTGAACCATTGTATTTTGCTAATTTCTTATTTGTGCCGTTGTTTATTACAATTCGAAATCATATCCAGTCGGGAGAAAAAGTATTTGGAAAATATTTTTGGTTGGCAACACTTATTTTTGTGAATATAATTTTGTCTGTTTCCCGGGGTGCATACTTTGCCCTCGCGATCACCATGTTATCTGCCTTGCTGATTTTTTGTTTTAGTTGTGGTCGTAAATATTTAAAACGATTTAGCCATATTATAATTGCCGCAGTTTTTGCCCTCGCAATTTCGATCTCTCTTATCGGCATTTTCGATGGAAAAGAACAAATTCTTAGTTTTAAAAACCACGCTTTTATTGATGATTCCACAAATGCTGCTTCAGTGGTTGGGAGGCAAAAGGGATATGTTATTGCCTGGAATCAATTTAAGGCAAGCCCTGTTTTTGGCATTGGTATTGGCAACTCCGGCATTCTTTCAACGCCGGTGGTAGAGCATGGCGAGACATTTACTTACGGCTCTCTCAATAATGAATATTTAGAAATTCTGTCGGAAACGGGAATATTGGGATTTGCCGCATTTATAGGATTCCTCGTTTTTATGTTAGTGCTTATTTTCCGTAGCATAAAGTCAGCAAATGATGATAATAAAACCGATATTGCGTTGGTCGCTTTAGGTTGTCTGGCAATTTTTATTCAATATAATTTCTTTTCCACCCTTTACATTATTTATATCTGGGCATTCCTTGCGCTCTTAAGGGCCAAGGCAGAGGAGGCTATGGCATGA
- a CDS encoding VCBS repeat-containing protein, protein MWFNRKKFVNIALLALITIGGIFYVGSKNAYASDTSSSYFLNGHYYNNLISDDAFIAKDSMSVEEIQRFLNEKGSYLAGYFENGRSAAQIIWDAAQGNSYDSRSNGWKPYGYPDFPDINQTTGTVSPHIILATLQKEQSLISGGYGDVNYALTHAMGYGCPDSGGCDPTKLGFTKQVDWAAWQFRYNWYRAQDYGFSDYQVGQTTAFSDWSGTYNVTPANRATASLYRYTPHVFNGNYNFWKLYKIYFESIITIRVSPGGSVNISYGGTTANCESTNCNYQIPEDTSISITAVNNPASEFANWSGCNTIDNGVCKKTMADGAIVEANFYQSLSLSPKYDSGAGNWLFSSKGKSVPYTVGSNPALAIPYNYGNLQTAIWAYVKSGSNLSPQKLFDSGPGNWSFSSMSNIVAGDFDGDGKTEIAAMYDYGLGQMKVWVFKANGDGSLTPSVKYDSGIWNWAFGRTGNLTSGDFDGDGKTEIAAMYDYGNSQARIWNFKLSGSTFVLSSKFDSGKGSWAFSSGNELSAGNIDGDSKDEIAVVYNYGNSYMKLWIFHEDGATLTSERWFDSGKGNWCPTNNNNVAFLDLDGDGSENAFTFYGYNGALTKIWEFVGTGHVYTEAR, encoded by the coding sequence ATGTGGTTCAATAGAAAAAAATTTGTAAATATTGCCCTTTTGGCCCTTATTACCATCGGAGGCATCTTTTATGTCGGGAGTAAAAATGCCTATGCTTCCGATACATCTTCATCGTATTTTTTAAATGGGCATTATTATAACAATCTAATTTCGGATGACGCTTTCATTGCCAAGGACTCAATGAGCGTTGAAGAAATTCAGCGTTTCTTGAATGAGAAAGGATCATATCTTGCCGGCTATTTTGAGAATGGCAGATCTGCTGCCCAGATAATTTGGGATGCTGCCCAAGGAAATTCATATGACTCAAGGTCAAATGGCTGGAAACCATATGGGTATCCCGATTTTCCGGATATCAATCAGACGACAGGCACGGTCAGTCCTCACATTATCCTGGCAACTCTCCAGAAAGAACAGAGTTTAATTTCCGGAGGGTATGGAGATGTAAATTACGCTCTTACCCACGCAATGGGTTACGGTTGTCCTGATTCGGGTGGTTGCGATCCTACAAAACTAGGGTTTACAAAACAGGTTGACTGGGCAGCATGGCAATTCCGGTACAATTGGTATCGAGCGCAAGATTACGGATTTTCGGATTATCAAGTTGGCCAAACTACGGCTTTTTCAGACTGGAGTGGAACTTATAACGTAACTCCGGCCAACAGGGCAACAGCTTCGCTTTATAGATACACGCCCCATGTTTTTAATGGAAATTATAACTTTTGGAAGCTATACAAAATCTATTTTGAAAGTATAATTACGATTCGCGTATCTCCCGGGGGATCAGTTAATATTTCTTATGGCGGAACAACTGCAAATTGCGAGAGCACAAATTGTAATTATCAAATTCCAGAAGATACTTCGATTTCTATCACAGCAGTCAATAATCCAGCATCTGAATTCGCCAATTGGTCGGGATGCAATACCATTGATAACGGCGTATGCAAAAAAACCATGGCAGACGGAGCGATCGTAGAGGCAAACTTTTATCAATCTCTTTCCCTTTCGCCAAAATACGATTCTGGTGCCGGTAATTGGCTCTTTAGTTCCAAAGGAAAGTCGGTGCCCTACACCGTCGGTAGCAATCCCGCATTGGCAATTCCTTACAATTACGGCAATCTGCAAACTGCAATTTGGGCATATGTCAAATCCGGCTCAAATTTAAGCCCCCAAAAACTTTTCGATAGTGGACCGGGTAATTGGTCATTTTCAAGTATGAGCAATATTGTTGCGGGTGATTTTGATGGAGACGGCAAGACCGAAATCGCAGCAATGTATGATTATGGTTTGGGACAGATGAAAGTTTGGGTATTTAAGGCAAATGGTGATGGTTCGCTAACTCCATCAGTTAAATATGATAGCGGAATTTGGAATTGGGCATTTGGCCGAACCGGCAACCTGACATCGGGTGATTTTGATGGAGACGGCAAGACCGAAATCGCAGCAATGTATGATTATGGAAATTCCCAAGCAAGAATCTGGAATTTTAAGCTATCTGGTTCGACTTTTGTTTTAAGCTCAAAATTTGATAGCGGTAAGGGTAGCTGGGCCTTTAGTTCTGGAAATGAGCTTTCCGCAGGAAATATCGATGGTGATAGTAAGGATGAAATTGCTGTAGTGTATAATTATGGAAATTCATATATGAAATTATGGATATTCCACGAGGATGGCGCAACTCTCACTTCCGAAAGATGGTTTGATAGCGGTAAGGGCAACTGGTGCCCAACCAATAATAACAATGTTGCGTTTCTAGATCTTGATGGAGATGGATCAGAAAATGCCTTCACCTTTTACGGATACAATGGGGCACTTACTAAGATTTGGGAGTTTGTTGGAACTGGCCACGTTTATACAGAGGCTCGTTAA